A region of Mesorhizobium sp. AR02 DNA encodes the following proteins:
- the thiQ gene encoding thiamine ABC transporter ATP-binding protein produces the protein MSDGATGRKGVPVRLDKVLFSYGEVSLAFDVEFTAAKITAIMGPSGSGKSTLLNLVAGFETPQSGRVLIGEADVGAAPPAARPVSMVFQENNLFAHLSVEQNVGLGRSPSLRLTETDRIAIAEALARTGLAGKEKRLPRELSGGERQRVALARVLVRDRPVLLLDEPFASLGPALRDDMLDLVAGLHAERGMTVLFVTHQPEDARRIGQNVVFLDNGAVAATGTADDFFAGAGPEAFRRYVGTSIQTTGSRDIARKRT, from the coding sequence ATGTCTGACGGGGCGACGGGCAGGAAAGGCGTTCCGGTGCGGCTGGACAAGGTCTTGTTCAGCTATGGCGAGGTATCGCTTGCCTTCGATGTCGAGTTCACTGCCGCAAAAATCACCGCCATCATGGGGCCGAGCGGCTCGGGCAAGTCGACGCTGCTCAACCTTGTTGCCGGCTTCGAGACGCCACAGTCCGGCCGCGTGCTGATCGGCGAGGCCGATGTCGGCGCCGCGCCGCCGGCCGCGCGGCCGGTGTCGATGGTGTTCCAGGAGAACAACCTTTTCGCCCATCTTTCCGTCGAGCAGAATGTCGGGCTTGGCCGCTCGCCATCGCTGCGACTGACCGAGACCGATCGAATCGCCATCGCCGAGGCGCTTGCGCGCACCGGCCTTGCCGGCAAGGAAAAACGCCTGCCGCGCGAACTGTCCGGCGGCGAGCGTCAGCGCGTTGCCCTGGCGCGCGTGCTGGTGCGCGATCGCCCGGTGCTTCTGCTCGACGAGCCCTTTGCTTCGCTCGGGCCTGCGTTGCGCGACGACATGCTCGACCTGGTTGCCGGCCTCCATGCCGAGCGCGGCATGACGGTGCTGTTCGTCACGCACCAGCCGGAGGATGCCCGCCGTATCGGCCAGAATGTGGTGTTCCTGGACAATGGCGCCGTCGCTGCCACCGGCACGGCGGACGATTTCTTTGCCGGGGCTGGTCCGGAGGCTTTCCGACGCTATGTTGGCACAAGCATCCAGACGACTGGATCACGAGATATTGCCCGGAAGCGGACATAA
- a CDS encoding M48 family metalloprotease has translation MNPLARFLALAGFAVALASCQMFTPPAVQESGFQPSDKPITVDNVGANNKLAELAKAQHPRILATYGGEYSDPKLERMVAKVVGNLTVVSANPTQTYRITILNSPNVNAFALPGGYLYITRGLLALANDSSELAAVIAHEMGHVTANHGLQRQQLEAEEGLATKVVSDVLGDSPTAKAALIRGKLRLAQFSRNQELEADAIGIKSIGEAGYDPYAAGRFLQSMSAYTDFRSISGATDASLDFLATHPNTPQRIDLAQRHARQFGAPGVGTRDRDSFLAGIDGLLYGDTPEEGYVRGETFLHPGLGVSFTVPDGFIIDNSAAAVTATGPGDIAIRFDGVSIDKNRPLTDYIRSGWVAGLDDSTVKQETINGNEAATAHAGAEGWQFDIAVIRAGGQVYRLLTAAPSASTSLETVARSVSGSFRILSPAEKAALKPLHIRVLTVQPGQTMGSLAAQMVGVDRKLDLFRVLNALSPGAAVSAGDKVKIVTDK, from the coding sequence ATGAATCCGCTGGCGCGCTTTCTGGCGCTGGCCGGCTTTGCCGTGGCCTTGGCAAGCTGCCAGATGTTCACGCCCCCGGCAGTCCAGGAATCCGGTTTCCAGCCTTCCGACAAGCCGATCACGGTCGACAATGTCGGCGCCAACAACAAGCTTGCGGAGTTGGCCAAGGCGCAGCATCCGCGCATCCTGGCCACCTATGGCGGCGAATATTCCGATCCCAAGCTCGAGCGAATGGTGGCCAAGGTCGTCGGCAATCTGACTGTGGTGTCGGCGAACCCGACCCAGACCTACCGCATCACCATCCTCAATTCGCCCAACGTCAACGCCTTCGCGCTGCCGGGCGGCTATCTCTACATCACGCGCGGCCTGCTGGCGCTGGCCAATGATTCGTCCGAACTTGCCGCCGTCATCGCGCATGAGATGGGCCACGTCACCGCCAATCACGGCCTGCAGCGCCAGCAGTTGGAGGCCGAGGAAGGCCTGGCGACCAAGGTGGTCTCTGATGTGCTGGGCGACAGCCCGACCGCCAAGGCGGCTCTGATCCGCGGCAAGCTTCGGCTGGCGCAGTTTTCGCGCAACCAGGAGTTGGAGGCAGACGCCATCGGCATCAAGTCGATTGGCGAAGCCGGCTACGACCCTTACGCCGCCGGACGCTTCCTGCAGTCGATGTCGGCCTACACCGATTTCCGTTCGATCAGCGGCGCCACCGACGCCAGCCTCGACTTCCTGGCGACGCACCCCAACACGCCGCAGCGCATCGATCTGGCGCAGCGCCATGCTCGCCAGTTCGGCGCGCCCGGCGTCGGCACGCGCGACCGCGATTCCTTCCTCGCCGGCATTGACGGCCTGCTCTATGGCGACACGCCGGAGGAAGGTTATGTGCGCGGCGAGACCTTCCTGCATCCGGGCCTCGGCGTGTCGTTCACGGTGCCGGACGGTTTCATCATCGACAATTCGGCGGCAGCGGTGACGGCGACCGGGCCGGGCGACATAGCGATCCGTTTCGACGGCGTTTCGATCGACAAGAACCGCCCCTTGACCGACTACATCAGAAGCGGCTGGGTGGCCGGTCTCGATGACAGCACTGTCAAGCAGGAAACCATCAACGGCAATGAGGCCGCGACCGCGCATGCCGGTGCCGAAGGCTGGCAGTTCGACATCGCGGTGATCCGTGCCGGCGGCCAGGTCTACCGGCTGTTGACCGCGGCACCGTCAGCCAGCACCTCGCTGGAGACGGTGGCGCGCTCGGTCAGCGGGTCGTTCCGTATCCTGAGCCCCGCAGAAAAGGCGGCTTTGAAGCCGCTGCATATTCGCGTCCTCACCGTGCAGCCGGGCCAGACCATGGGCTCGCTCGCCGCACAGATGGTCGGCGTCGATCGCAAGCTCGACCTGTTCCGGGTGCTGAACGCGCTGTCGCCGGGTGCCGCGGTTTCGGCCGGCGATAAGGTCAAGATCGTTACGGATAAATAA
- a CDS encoding RNA polymerase factor sigma-32 yields the protein MMQDTAGRIMVRAAMKAPYLERDEEHRLALLWKEDNDQNALHCITVAHMRLVISMASKFRHYGLPLGDLIQEGHVGLLEAAARFEPEREVRFSTYATWWIRASMQDYILRNWSIVRGGTSSAQKALFFNLRRLRARLANGAEPLSNTTLYREVSVALGVSEADVAMMDSRLSAPDSSLNAPLADDAGATERMDFLVSDEPLPDEIVGDKIDVARRSLWLREALGALNARELRIIEERRLNDEGATLEALGETLGISKERVRQIEARAMEKLKVALVKQNPEFLATAA from the coding sequence ATGATGCAAGACACGGCTGGACGGATCATGGTCCGCGCGGCGATGAAGGCGCCCTACCTCGAACGGGACGAGGAGCATCGACTGGCTTTGCTCTGGAAGGAAGACAACGACCAGAACGCACTGCACTGCATCACCGTCGCCCATATGCGGCTGGTCATTTCCATGGCCTCCAAATTCCGTCACTACGGCCTGCCGCTCGGCGACCTGATCCAGGAAGGCCATGTCGGCCTGCTCGAGGCCGCCGCCCGCTTCGAGCCCGAGCGCGAAGTGCGGTTTTCGACCTATGCGACATGGTGGATTCGCGCCTCCATGCAGGACTACATCCTGCGCAACTGGTCGATCGTGCGCGGCGGCACCAGCTCGGCGCAGAAAGCTCTGTTCTTCAACCTGCGACGGTTACGTGCCCGGCTGGCGAACGGCGCGGAGCCGCTTTCCAACACGACCCTCTACCGCGAGGTGTCGGTCGCACTTGGCGTCTCCGAGGCCGATGTGGCGATGATGGATTCGCGGCTGTCGGCGCCTGACTCCTCCCTGAACGCGCCGCTTGCCGATGATGCGGGCGCCACCGAGCGGATGGATTTCCTAGTTTCGGATGAACCCCTGCCCGACGAGATCGTCGGCGACAAGATCGATGTCGCGCGCCGCTCGCTTTGGCTGCGCGAGGCGCTTGGCGCGCTCAACGCGCGTGAACTCAGGATCATCGAAGAACGCCGGCTGAACGACGAGGGCGCCACGCTTGAAGCGCTCGGCGAGACGCTCGGCATTTCCAAGGAACGCGTCCGCCAGATCGAGGCCCGCGCCATGGAAAAGCTCAAGGTCGCACTGGTAAAGCAGAATCCGGAATTTCTGGCGACAGCCGCCTGA
- a CDS encoding amino acid ABC transporter substrate-binding protein, translating into MKWLKSLIVAGTLQALAVTSGHAGANLDQIKQAGTLKVGTEGTYAPFTYHDASGALVGFDVEIAKAIGDKLGVKVEFLEGKWDGLIAGLDVSRYDAVINEVGITDARKAKYDFSDPYIASKAVLIVRGDNTEIKTFADLKGKKSAQSLTSNFGKLAETNGAELVGTDGFDQSIQLLLTGRADATINDSLSFLDFKKHKPDANVKIAAQEENADYSGVIVRKGDPELVAAINKALADIKADGTYKKIADTYFGQDVSK; encoded by the coding sequence ATGAAATGGCTCAAATCGCTTATCGTCGCCGGAACGTTGCAGGCCCTGGCGGTCACATCAGGCCATGCTGGTGCCAATCTCGATCAGATCAAGCAGGCAGGCACCCTCAAGGTCGGCACCGAGGGCACCTACGCACCCTTCACCTATCATGACGCTTCCGGCGCGCTGGTCGGCTTCGATGTCGAGATCGCCAAGGCAATCGGCGACAAGCTTGGCGTCAAGGTCGAGTTCCTCGAAGGCAAATGGGACGGGTTGATCGCCGGCCTCGACGTCAGCCGTTATGACGCCGTCATCAACGAAGTCGGCATCACTGATGCCCGCAAGGCCAAGTACGACTTTTCCGATCCCTACATTGCCTCCAAGGCGGTGCTGATCGTGCGCGGCGACAACACCGAGATCAAGACGTTCGCCGATCTCAAGGGCAAGAAGTCGGCGCAGTCGCTGACCTCGAACTTTGGCAAGCTGGCTGAGACGAACGGCGCCGAACTGGTCGGCACCGACGGCTTCGACCAGTCGATCCAGCTGCTTTTGACCGGCCGCGCCGACGCTACGATCAATGACAGCCTGTCGTTCCTCGATTTCAAGAAGCACAAGCCCGATGCCAATGTGAAGATCGCCGCGCAAGAGGAAAACGCCGACTATTCCGGCGTCATCGTGCGCAAGGGCGATCCGGAACTGGTCGCCGCCATCAACAAGGCGCTGGCCGACATCAAGGCCGACGGCACCTACAAGAAGATCGCCGACACCTATTTCGGCCAGGACGTTTCGAAGTAA